The Faecalibacterium sp. I3-3-33 DNA window CCGATTGCTCCACCAGCTCCTTTTATATTGGATAAAGCTATCGAAGGTATTTATCGAGCACATGGTTGGAATACCAATGATATTAACACCGGGGAAAAAGAATATCCGACCATGTCGGAATTATATGATCGCTTTCAAAAAGAACTTAGCCAAACAACTTATGACAGCGAAATTCAAGGTAATATTCAATCTGTTCTGGAAATGCGTATTGGCAGTCTCCTACGTCGGGAAATGAAGGACATTTTTGATGTAAAACACTCTACATTCTCTCCAGAGGAATGGCTAAAGCACCCTGTCATTGTAGAACTCGAATCGTTAGGAGAAGGTCCTGCCAACTTTGTTACGTTGTTATTATGTACCCTCATTCGAGAAACTTTGAAAGCCTCTCCTCGTGCAGATGAAGAAAAGGTTGTCCGGCATATCATTTTTATCGAAGAAGCCCATAACCTTATCGCTCCTGAAGCACAAGTAGCATCTGGTCAAGATTCAAATCCTAAAATTGCCGCTACAGCATATATCGTTAAAATGTTAGCAGAGGTTCGTGCTTTACGCGAAGGTATTATCATCGCAGACCAGCTTCCTACTGCTATGGCACCTGAAGTTATTAAAAATACTAATATCAAGCTGATTCATAGACTTACCTCTATAGATGATCGACAACTGATTGGCAGCACAATGTCTGCTAGTGGCATTCAACTAGAACATGTTGCAGTTTATCGTCCGGGTGAGGCCCTAATGTCTTATGAAGGACTTCAGCGACCATTTGAACTCAGAATTCAAGAGCAAAAAGGTCATGGTTCTGAAACGCCCAATGACGACGAACTATATGATATTATGCTTCACAAGCCAGCATTTTTTCAGTTGGCGCAAAAAGAAGAAAATCTAAAGCTAGAAACTCTAAAAGAAAATGTTAAATCACTAAAGAAAAAGGAGGTTGAAGCTCTTTGTGCACTCTCCGAATATGACTCATCCGTACATACATCCACTCAAATCACAGATTTCTATTGGCACATGGAAAATATTTACACCTCGATTGTAATACTTCGTTCACAATACCGAAGAGACTGTCAGGCGATAAATGAACTTTTCATTTCAGCCGAAAGAAAAGCGATGTTGGATGAATTGATTCGCAGTATAGGAGAACCTCTCCAACAAAAAATCAAAAATAACGTTGTTTTTCTTGATTCGAATGGCCAATTAGAATGAGGTATTATTATGGCTGAAAATTTTAGTATTGAGCATTCCAGAACGAAAATCACTGAGGTAAAGAAAACTATTGAAGATAAAAAACAAAAGCTGGACGAGTTAAAGCAACAAAAAAAGAGTCTTATGGATGCCGGGCTTGCGTTGGATTCTTCAAATTTAGATTCAGCTGTTCAAGCTACCCTTATGGAAAGCATTAACGATTCTCTGCGTGATGTTGAGAACAAAGCTTATGACGTTTCGAAGGATGCAAATCAGAATCTACAGAGCCTTGAACAAATCCGGCAAAATGTTGACGATGAAATCACAGATAGTCAAAAGGCGAAGAAGAAACTCGACCAAACCAAGAAGCTGTTAGACACATTAGGTGTTGGAAAATCATTGGAGAAAGGAGTAAACAAGCTGGATGACCACTTACAGGAAGCAACCGGCTTAAAAGGTGAAGTCATTTCAGCTATGCAGGATTTGGAAAAAGTCTACCGTCAGTTAGATCAAATTTAAAATGGGAGGAATTATTTATGGGCTTACTCGGATCTCTTTTTTCGGCAGCCGCCGATATCGCAAAGGAAACTATCACAGAAACAATGAATCAAAATGAAACCGAAAAATTCATTAAGATAATGATGGAGCGCGATGCTCAAAACGCTGAAGCAAATGAAAAACTCTATCAAGACTGGCTCACGCATGAAAGAAGCAACTATTTTGCGGCTAAAAAGAATACTATCATTCATGATGCCTTTGATGTTCTGATGGATTCTTTTGAGGATACCGGAAAATTTGATTTTTCTGCTGTGGATAGTTTGAGCGATGAACTGAAGAACAGCGATAGCTATAAGCAGGAGGCAGCTGATGTTGTTAATCTATGCTGCGAAGCTCTAGTTAAACTGCATCAAAAGTGTTGTATTTCCATTCGATTTGTTATGCAGACAATTCACAATTTACAGCGCTTCGCCGATATTGTCCCTAGCATTCGAGGCTTGGATCGTCATTATGATGCTTTCTTCCCTGTTGACAATGCCGATTGCAGTTTTTTGACAGATTTCGACAGCATTGCGGAAGGATTAGAAGCTGCCAAAAATGATTCTGATAATTATCTCGCTATGGTTGGAAGCAACAGTCCGTTGTCAAGGCTTGCAGCTTTGAAAGATATTTTGAAATCGGAAGACTATGTTGCTGCTGTTTCCAATTTACTTTTTGCCGATCAAGAGGTTGCTCCTTATGCAGGTATGAAAAAAATGATTCTCTGTCTCTCTATGGAGGAAACAGACGAAGCTACCGCTCTTCTTTTGGATACATATTGTACGGTTATTATGAATTATTTACGGCTTTCAACAGCTAAAGAAAAAGTCGGAAAAGATAATCCTTTTATTTCTGCATCAACAGAGCAAATCCTGCCAATCGATCTTTTGATTGCTCAATCTATTAAATCTTCGAAATCTGGTAGCCCGCAGGAAGTTGATACCAATCTCGATGAGTTCCTTGAATATTATCCTCTGATTTGTACATCTAGCTGGGAAGATCAGCTTTTCATACTTCAGAAAGTTTTTGCTTACCTCAAAATGTATTCTCAGGAGAGAAAGGTTCTTGAATTTTTAGTCAAAAACAATATTCCTCGTACTGAGCAAATTGATCGTCGGTTAAACTTTTTGAAAAATCTTAATCAAAATGACATTAGTAATGCGGCCAACAGCATAGAGGAATTTAGCATTCAGACAAGTGATAATGAAATTGCATATGATTATCGATTTATTTCTTGGACAGTTTCGGAAATAAACTCCTATATGAACCTTTTAACTAGCGAGGACAAAACACTCGATCTTCCTATGGTTGTTGCTGAATGGAACAAGAAAATTCCTCAAAAAAATATTCGCTGGAGTACAGATGCTATGCAAGTTTACCTTGATAAGTATCTCCATGAAAATTTTGGTGATCTGTATACAACCAAAATTAAAAACTGCGGTGCAGTACTCTCAAATGAAGTAGAGTACGAGCCTTCCGTCTATATTGAAGCAACCGACAGCGCTAAATATCCGTGGCTTTCGTTTGTTGTTACTGGTGAACAGCTTACCATGACACAAGTTTCCTTCGCTATTTATGCGTTGTATCTGCCTACGAAAGACTCCCAATGCACTCAGGCGGTTGATACAATCGAACAGAATCAGAAATACCAAAATCGACTGATTACTTTAAAACAAGCTCAGAATCCTAAAATCAAGAATTATATTGAGTCCATCAATGAAATTCTGATTTCTGGTCTTGAAGCATGGCTAAATAACAACAATACTTCTAGCATGTATGATTAAGGAGAAAAAGTATGGAAGACATCAATACCTTAACTCAAAAAGCCAATTCAGGTGACGCTGTTGCCATGCGTAAGCTGGGTTATGAATACCTGATTGGAAAAAACATTCAAAAAGACGAAAAAAAGGCATTTCAACTTTTCCGTGCAGCTGTTTGGGAAGGCGATTTGAATGCGACAATATACTGTGGCTATTGCTGTAAAACTGGTGCCGGTCTTGAAAAGCCTAACATCGTCGCAGCCGCACGATACTACGAGTATGGTGCACGTGCAGGAGTTGCCGCAGCGCAATATGAACTTGCCAGAATCTATATTGATAAAGAGATGGGGGATGCTTGCTTTATTGGCGGTGCTAATCCGTATATTGGTTGTGAGCGTTGGCTAAAAAAGGCGGCTGAACAAAACTATATCTATGCAGAAGAACTCCTTGCAGATAAATACTATGAAGGTGCCTATATTGTTAAGGATGTCAAAGCTGCAATTTACTGGTACGAAAAAGCTGCAAATCAGGGTAGTGTCTATGCAATGTATCAAGCAGGCTACGTCTACTACACTGTGCCAATTGACTATAATAAAGCTGGACAGTGGTTCTCTCTTGCAGCGGAAAAAGGCAATAAGGATGCTGAAGATGTATTGCGCAACCATCTAAGGTACAACCGTTTTACTAAGAAATGGGATGCTATTCGCTAATCGTATAAATCTTTTTATATAGCTCAAGAACCAGCGTATCTGTGAGATTCCAAAGCTCATAGATGCGCTGCTCCTTTTTTAAATCATTAGAGGAGCGTGATGCCATTGACCCAACCAAAAAACAGCCTATCCTACCTCCGCAGCGAAAAATCCAAAGCCGAACAAAAGCTGCGCTCTTGTCAGCACCGGGAGAAAATCCTTGAACGTCAGATGTCAAAGCTGAACCGGAGAGAGCGTGTGCATCGCCTTTGCACTCGTGCCGGAATGCTGGAAAGCTTTTTGGTCTGTCCGGGAGAACTGACCGACGATCAGGTGATGGAGCTTCTGAAGATCTCGTTCCGTCAGCCGGAAGTCGTACTGGCTCTTGCAAAGATGGTGCATGATGTTCACGAACGCAGCAACGTCCAAAACCCTTTAGAATAAAGGGCGCAATTATACACCGTTCCGGTGAAATTGCGGTCTTGCAGACGGCTCGATGAAATCGAAGCTGGCGTTTGTGCGCCAGCCCGATTCCATCCCAAGGAAAACTGCATTTTCCTTGCGCTGCTTTGCAGCTATCCTTTTGCCCGCTACCATATAACACGCATGAAAAAGCCGATTGGAAACAGCAACATTTCCAATCGGCTTATCTTTTTGTTAGGCAGATTTCTTTTCAGCTAATGCTCGGACTTCTTCAATTGGAAGTTCGCTGTACTTTGCAACTTTTTCATAAGGCATACCATCTGCCAACATTGCCAATGCGTGCTTGATCGATGTTTCATGCTCGGTTTCATCCCGCATTTTTTCCATAGCTCTGCACATAGCTGCCACTCCCTTCGTATCTTCTTTGAAATAACGAACTCTCTGTGCCAAAATGGAATAATTCATATCCTTCGAGTTGGTACAGAAAAAGTCATGCATCAGTTTTCCCAATGCCGTTTCGTCTTTGATTTGTGAGTTTACATAAACGATGTGCGCCTGATCGTTGAAAAACGTTCCCGTTTCCCGAACGGTACGGTCAACATGATAAATGGGAAGGCCGGCCTTTAATACGTCATTCTCGGTGATAAAAATAACGTATGTTTCGTT harbors:
- a CDS encoding DUF3847 domain-containing protein, coding for MTQPKNSLSYLRSEKSKAEQKLRSCQHREKILERQMSKLNRRERVHRLCTRAGMLESFLVCPGELTDDQVMELLKISFRQPEVVLALAKMVHDVHERSNVQNPLE
- a CDS encoding ATP-binding protein, coding for MNPFEFPKGLTLSEHISKLCQVFEGAFPIAPPAPFILDKAIEGIYRAHGWNTNDINTGEKEYPTMSELYDRFQKELSQTTYDSEIQGNIQSVLEMRIGSLLRREMKDIFDVKHSTFSPEEWLKHPVIVELESLGEGPANFVTLLLCTLIRETLKASPRADEEKVVRHIIFIEEAHNLIAPEAQVASGQDSNPKIAATAYIVKMLAEVRALREGIIIADQLPTAMAPEVIKNTNIKLIHRLTSIDDRQLIGSTMSASGIQLEHVAVYRPGEALMSYEGLQRPFELRIQEQKGHGSETPNDDELYDIMLHKPAFFQLAQKEENLKLETLKENVKSLKKKEVEALCALSEYDSSVHTSTQITDFYWHMENIYTSIVILRSQYRRDCQAINELFISAERKAMLDELIRSIGEPLQQKIKNNVVFLDSNGQLE
- a CDS encoding PD-(D/E)XK nuclease family transposase, whose product is MSERKSQQELDFERKHEEDLQRLRGLRLIDDDFMAAVFEERACAEFLLQIILKRDDLTVKEVHGQYSIKNLQGRSVRLDILAVDRESRAYNIEVQRSDRGASEKRARYNSSLLDANLTDAGDDYDALNETYVIFITENDVLKAGLPIYHVDRTVRETGTFFNDQAHIVYVNSQIKDETALGKLMHDFFCTNSKDMNYSILAQRVRYFKEDTKGVAAMCRAMEKMRDETEHETSIKHALAMLADGMPYEKVAKYSELPIEEVRALAEKKSA
- a CDS encoding tetratricopeptide repeat protein yields the protein MEDINTLTQKANSGDAVAMRKLGYEYLIGKNIQKDEKKAFQLFRAAVWEGDLNATIYCGYCCKTGAGLEKPNIVAAARYYEYGARAGVAAAQYELARIYIDKEMGDACFIGGANPYIGCERWLKKAAEQNYIYAEELLADKYYEGAYIVKDVKAAIYWYEKAANQGSVYAMYQAGYVYYTVPIDYNKAGQWFSLAAEKGNKDAEDVLRNHLRYNRFTKKWDAIR